In Desertibacillus haloalkaliphilus, a single genomic region encodes these proteins:
- the pfkA gene encoding 6-phosphofructokinase, which yields MKRIGVLTSGGDSPGMNAAIRAVVRKAIYHDVEVYGIYYGYAGLISGDIQKLEIGSVGDIIHRGGTMLYTARCKEFQTEEGQKKAIEQLNKFGIEGLVVIGGDGSFRGAEKLTEHGFPTIGVPGTIDNDIPGTDFTIGFDTALNTVIDAIDKIRDTATSHERTYVVEVMGRDAGDLALWAGLADGAESILIPEEDYQMEDIVKRLQRGSNRGKKHSIILVAEGVGSGIDIGRKIQEATDFETRVTVLGHIQRGGSPTGVDRVLASRLGAKAVELLLEGKAGKTVGIQSNKLVYHDIADALSQKHEIDSEMYKLSQELSI from the coding sequence ATGAAGCGAATTGGTGTCCTAACGAGTGGAGGAGACTCTCCAGGTATGAATGCAGCCATTCGTGCAGTTGTTCGTAAAGCCATTTATCATGATGTTGAGGTGTATGGGATTTATTACGGTTATGCTGGACTCATTTCTGGAGACATTCAAAAGCTTGAAATCGGTTCTGTCGGCGATATTATCCATCGGGGCGGAACGATGTTATATACGGCGAGGTGTAAAGAGTTTCAGACCGAAGAAGGCCAAAAGAAAGCGATTGAGCAGCTAAATAAATTTGGTATCGAAGGGTTAGTTGTTATTGGTGGAGATGGTTCATTCCGCGGTGCGGAGAAACTGACAGAGCACGGCTTCCCGACAATCGGTGTACCAGGTACAATCGATAATGACATTCCGGGGACTGATTTTACAATTGGATTTGATACCGCTCTAAATACGGTCATTGATGCGATTGATAAAATTCGTGATACGGCTACCTCCCATGAACGTACATATGTTGTTGAGGTGATGGGACGAGATGCTGGTGACCTCGCTCTTTGGGCAGGTCTTGCAGACGGTGCTGAATCAATTCTCATTCCAGAAGAAGATTATCAAATGGAAGATATTGTAAAAAGATTGCAGCGCGGGAGCAATCGTGGTAAAAAACACAGTATTATACTTGTTGCTGAAGGTGTTGGCAGTGGTATTGATATCGGCCGAAAGATACAAGAAGCAACAGATTTTGAAACACGCGTGACCGTACTAGGGCATATTCAGCGTGGTGGATCTCCAACTGGGGTTGATCGTGTGCTTGCAAGTCGACTTGGCGCCAAGGCGGTAGAACTTTTATTAGAAGGAAAAGCAGGTAAAACGGTTGGTATTCAAAGCAACAAACTTGTTTATCATGACATTGCAGATGCACTTTCGCAAAAGCATGAAATTGACAGTGAAATGTATAAATTATCACAAGAATTATCGATATAA
- the accA gene encoding acetyl-CoA carboxylase carboxyl transferase subunit alpha — MPGELEFEKPIIELRDKIAELKAFTEEKDIDLTDEITKLENRLQQLEKDVYGNLRPWERVQIARQGERPTTLDYIDRLFTDFLEMHGDRFYGDDEAIVAGIAKYNGTPVTVIGHQRGKDTKENIRRNFGMPHPEGYRKALRLMKQAEKFDRPIICFIDTKGAYPGMAAEERGQSEAIAKNLLEMAGLTVPVVCVVIGEGGSGGALALGVGNHIHMLENSTYSVISPEGAAALLWKDATLAQKAAETMKITAPDLKKLDVIDEIIPEVKGGAHRDVDEQAKSIDSVLKKSLDELSKLTKEELVESRYKKYKNIGQFAFVNDIIGAK; from the coding sequence ATGCCAGGAGAACTAGAATTTGAAAAACCAATTATTGAATTACGAGATAAGATTGCCGAATTAAAGGCATTTACAGAGGAAAAGGATATTGACCTTACCGATGAGATTACAAAGCTTGAGAACCGCTTACAGCAGCTTGAAAAGGATGTTTATGGAAACTTGCGTCCATGGGAGCGGGTGCAGATTGCGCGTCAAGGCGAACGACCAACGACACTCGATTATATCGACCGTCTGTTTACGGATTTCCTTGAGATGCATGGGGATCGTTTCTATGGTGATGATGAGGCGATTGTTGCCGGTATTGCCAAGTATAATGGTACACCAGTCACTGTGATTGGCCATCAACGTGGAAAAGATACCAAAGAAAACATTAGACGTAATTTCGGAATGCCTCATCCCGAAGGATACCGTAAAGCATTACGCTTAATGAAACAAGCAGAAAAGTTTGACCGTCCAATCATTTGCTTTATTGATACTAAAGGGGCCTATCCAGGGATGGCAGCTGAAGAGCGCGGACAAAGTGAAGCGATTGCTAAGAATTTATTAGAAATGGCTGGTCTTACGGTTCCGGTTGTTTGTGTTGTCATAGGAGAAGGTGGAAGTGGTGGTGCATTAGCACTTGGTGTTGGAAACCACATTCACATGCTTGAAAATTCTACATATTCAGTTATTTCTCCAGAAGGCGCTGCCGCTCTCCTCTGGAAAGATGCAACACTGGCGCAAAAGGCCGCTGAAACGATGAAAATTACGGCTCCAGATCTAAAGAAATTGGATGTCATCGATGAAATCATACCCGAAGTGAAGGGTGGAGCACATCGTGATGTAGATGAGCAAGCGAAAAGTATTGATAGTGTTCTTAAAAAGTCTCTCGATGAGCTGTCAAAGCTGACAAAAGAGGAGCTCGTTGAATCACGTTATAAAAAATACAAAAATATTGGACAATTTGCGTTTGTAAACGATATCATTGGCGCAAAATAA
- the accD gene encoding acetyl-CoA carboxylase, carboxyltransferase subunit beta: protein MLKDFFSKKKKYATIPSERAKQEVPEGLMSKCPSCRSIMYTKELKKNLLVCDSCGYHHRMTAYERIDSLFDEGTFIEYDQGMIARDPLEFPTYEEKLEKDREKTNLNEAIVTGEGTLNGYSAVIGVMDSRFRMGSMGSVVGEKIARAIERAIENNMPFILFSASGGARMQEGVLSLMQMAKTSAALKKLSNHGGLFISIMTHPTTGGVSASFASLGDYNFAEPGALIGFAGRRIIEQTIRQELPDDFQTAEFLLKHGQLDRVIPRAEMKDTLTTILDIHQ, encoded by the coding sequence GTGTTAAAAGACTTTTTTTCGAAAAAGAAAAAGTATGCAACGATACCTTCTGAACGGGCAAAACAGGAAGTTCCAGAAGGGCTAATGAGCAAATGTCCATCTTGTCGTTCGATCATGTATACAAAAGAGTTGAAAAAGAATTTGCTCGTTTGTGATTCTTGTGGCTACCACCACCGGATGACGGCATATGAACGAATCGATAGTTTATTTGATGAGGGTACATTTATAGAATATGATCAAGGTATGATTGCACGCGATCCATTAGAGTTTCCAACCTATGAAGAGAAACTCGAAAAGGACCGTGAAAAAACGAACCTAAATGAAGCGATTGTAACAGGTGAAGGGACGCTCAATGGTTACTCTGCTGTCATTGGGGTTATGGATTCACGGTTTCGGATGGGAAGCATGGGTTCAGTTGTTGGTGAGAAAATTGCACGAGCGATTGAGCGGGCGATCGAAAATAACATGCCGTTTATTTTATTTTCAGCCTCTGGCGGTGCTAGAATGCAGGAGGGTGTTCTTAGTTTAATGCAAATGGCGAAAACGAGTGCAGCCTTAAAGAAGTTAAGCAACCACGGTGGGTTATTTATTTCAATCATGACACACCCGACAACAGGCGGGGTATCTGCTAGTTTTGCCTCCCTTGGTGATTATAATTTTGCCGAACCAGGTGCGTTAATTGGTTTTGCGGGACGTCGTATTATCGAGCAAACGATCCGTCAAGAGTTGCCAGATGACTTTCAAACAGCAGAATTTTTACTTAAGCATGGACAACTAGACCGCGTGATACCACGTGCGGAAATGAAGGATACATTAACGACGATATTAGATATTCATCAATAA
- a CDS encoding FadR/GntR family transcriptional regulator codes for MSSKPDKVYIEIIKEINQIIHNDQLKSGDKLPSERELSDRLQVGRSSVREGLRALELLDLIETRRGEGTFIKKGGSYRLVDVILSFILTDEKARKDLSETRKIVELEALRLACDRIKPGQLEELRSLIKRSKQEWGHGDFPVEEDYLFHKTIVESSQNQLLLHLWIPLVEYNKVAIKASLQREGRPLISIAEHEEIYEALVAGDKSRALNSLEYHLENSRF; via the coding sequence ATGTCGTCAAAACCAGATAAAGTCTATATTGAAATCATCAAAGAAATCAATCAAATCATTCATAATGACCAGCTAAAAAGTGGTGACAAACTCCCATCTGAACGAGAGCTAAGCGATCGTCTTCAGGTGGGACGTTCGTCTGTTCGGGAGGGACTCAGGGCGTTAGAGCTTTTAGATTTGATTGAAACAAGACGCGGTGAAGGAACGTTTATTAAAAAAGGTGGGAGCTATCGTTTAGTGGATGTCATCCTATCCTTTATCCTGACCGATGAAAAGGCGCGTAAAGACTTATCGGAAACGAGGAAGATCGTTGAATTAGAGGCTCTGCGTTTGGCTTGTGATCGTATCAAACCTGGACAATTAGAGGAGCTCCGATCATTGATTAAACGGTCAAAGCAAGAGTGGGGTCACGGTGATTTTCCGGTCGAAGAAGACTATTTATTTCATAAAACAATTGTAGAGTCGTCGCAAAATCAATTGCTTCTTCATTTATGGATCCCGTTAGTTGAATACAATAAAGTGGCGATTAAAGCGTCCCTGCAACGTGAAGGCAGACCACTGATTTCAATTGCAGAGCACGAAGAGATTTATGAAGCATTAGTGGCGGGTGATAAAAGCAGGGCATTGAATTCGCTTGAATACCATTTAGAAAATAGTCGATTTTGA